In Camelina sativa cultivar DH55 chromosome 16, Cs, whole genome shotgun sequence, a single window of DNA contains:
- the LOC104752472 gene encoding DEAD-box ATP-dependent RNA helicase 35, with product MEDDDDYVEYVPVAKRRAIEEQKILQRKGKASELEEEEAEKDKLAEAKPSLLVQATQLKRDVPEVSATEQIILQEKEMMEHLSDKKTLMSVRELAKGITYTEPLLTGWKPPLHIRRMSSKQRDLIRKQWHIIVNGDDIPPPIKNFKDMKFPRPVLDTLKEKGIVQPTPIQVQGLPVILAGRDMIGIAFTGSGKTLVFVLPMIMIALQEEMMMPIAPGEGPIGLIVCPSRELARQTYEVVEQFVAPLVKAGYPPLRSLLCIGGIDMKSQLEVVKGGVHIVVATPGRLKDMLAKKKMSLDACRYLTLDEADRLVDLGFEDDIREVFDHFKSQRQTLLFSATMPTKIQIFARSALVKPVTVNVGRAGAANLDVIQEVEYVKQEAKIVYLLECLQKTSPPVLIFCENKADVDDIHEYLLLKGVEAVAIHGGKDQEDREYAISSFKAGKKDVLVATDIASKGLDFPDIQHVINYDMPAEIENYVHRIGRTGRCGKTGIATTFINKNQSETTLLDLKHLLQEAKQRIPPVLAELNDPMEEAETIANASGVKGCAYCGGLGHRIRDCPKLEHQKSVAISNSRKDYFGSGGYRGEI from the exons ATGGAAGATGACGATGATTACGTTGAGTATGTTCCAGTGGCGAAGCGTAGAGCAATCGAAGAGCAGAAGATTCTTCAGCGGAAGGGAAAAGCTTCTgaattagaggaagaagaagctgaaaagGATAAGCTCGCTGAAGCTAAACCTAGTTTACTCGTTCAAGCAACTCAGCTCAAGCGAGATGTACCCGAAGTCAGTGCTACTGAGCAAATCATCttacaagagaaagagatgatggAGCATCTTTCCGATAAGAAGACGCTCATGTCTGTTCGTGAACTCGCCAAAGGTATCACTTACACTGAGCCTCTCTTAACTGGCTGGAAACCTCCTTTGCATATTAGGAGGATGTCTAGTAAACAGAGAGATCTGATTAGGAAGCAATGGCATATTATTGTTAATGGCGATGACATCCCTCCGCCTATCAAAAACTTCAAGGATATGAAGTTTCCTAGACCTGTTCTCGATACGCTCAAGGAGAAAGGAATTGTGCAGCCTACTCCCATTCAAGTTCAGGGTCTTCCTGTGATCTTGGCTGGGAGAGATATGATTGGGATTGCCTTCACTGGTTCTGGAAAGACTTTGGTTTTTGTGCTTCCTATGATCATGATTGCTCTTcaagaagagatgatgatgccTATTGCTCCTGGAGAAGGTCCCATTGGGCTTATTGTTTGTCCCTCTAGAGAGCTTGCTAGGCAGACTTATGAAGTCGTTGAGCAGTTTGTGGCTCCTTTAGTTAAAGCTGGATACCCGCCGTTGAGGTCTTTGTTATGTATTGGAGGTATTGATATGAAATCCCAGTTGGAGGTTGTCAAGGGAGGTGTCCACATCGTTGTTGCTACCCCTGGGAGGTTAAAGGATATGCTCGCCAAGAAAAAGATGAGCTTAGATGCTTGCAG GTACCTGACGCTAGATGAAGCAGATAGGTTGGTTGATTTGGGTTTCGAAGATGACATAAGGGAAGTCTTTGATCACTTTAAGTCTCAACGGCAAACACTTTTGTTTTCTGCCACAATGCCcacaaaaattcaaatctttgCCAGAAGTGCTCTGGTGAAACCTGTGACTGTTAATGTAGGAAGAGCTGGAGCTGCGAATCTTGATGTGATCCAGGAGGTAGAATACGTCaaacaagaagcaaagattGTTTACCTCCTCGAGTGTCTACAGAAAACCTCTCCACCGGTTTTAATATTCTGTGAGAACAAAgctgatgttgatgatattcACGAGTACTTGTTACTGAAAGGAGTGGAAGCAGTGGCCATCCATGGAGGAAAAGATCAAGAAGACAGAGAGTACGCAATCTCTTCGTTTAAGGCTGGGAAGAAAGATGTCTTGGTCGCAACTGATATTGCTTCAAAGGGTCTAGATTTCCCTGATATACAACATGTCATCAACTATGACATGCCAGCAGAGATTGAGAACTATGTGCATAGGATAGGACGAACAGGTCGGTGTGGTAAAACTGGGATAGCAACTACATTTATAAACAAGAATCAAAGCGAAACCACACTGCTCGATTTGAAACACTTGTTGCAAGAAGCCAAACAGAGGATTCCGCCTGTCCTTGCTGAGCTGAATGATCCAATGGAAGAAGCAGAGACCATTGCAAATGCAAGTGGTGTCAAGGGTTGTGCGTATTGTGGTGGTCTTGGACATCGTATTCGAGACTGTCCAAAACTTGAGCACCAGAAGAGTGTGGCCATATCTAATTCTAGAAAAGACTATTTTGGCTCTGGTGGCTACAGAGGAGAAATATAA
- the LOC109129635 gene encoding uncharacterized protein LOC109129635 has translation MGKVISMALIMMILAVIVIEGEAKSEIECSRICRNHCKRTSPVSECAACRKKCYQSPPVAMRARNRVTESEEQKRQ, from the coding sequence ATGGGGAAAGTAATAAGCATGGCGTTGATAATGATGATATTGGCAGTGATTGTGATAGAAGGCGAAGCAAAATCGGAGATAGAATGCAGTAGGATTTGTCGAAATCATTGTAAACGCACATCACCGGTATCAGAATGTGCGGCTTGTCGTAAAAAATGCTACCAATCTCCACCGGTTGCAATGAGAGCCAGGAACCGTGTCACAGAGTCGGAAGAACAAAAACgtcaataa
- the LOC104752473 gene encoding pyrophosphate-energized vacuolar membrane proton pump 1, translating to MLAKALLPELWTEILVPVCAVVGIVFSLFQWYVVSCVKLTADRSDPSSTEDGTNGHGDYLIEEEEGVNDQSVVAKCAEIQTAISEGATSFLFTEYKYVGVFMVFFAAIIFLFLGSVEGFSTKSQPCTYEKTRTCKPALATAVFSTISFVLGAVTSVLSGFLGMKIATYANARTTLEARRGVGKAFIVAFRSGAVMGFLLAANGLLVLYITINLFKIYYGDDWEGLFESITGYGLGGSSMALFGRVGGGIYTKAADVGADLVGKVERNIPEDDPRNPAVIADNVGDNVGDIAGMGSDLFGSYAESSCAALVVASISSFGNNHDFTAMLFPLLISSMGILVCLITTLFATDISEIKAVKEIEPALKNQLIISTVIMTVGIALVSWIGLPSSFTIFNFGTQKVVKNWELFLCVAVGLWAGLIIGFVTEYYTSNAYSPVQDVADSCRTGAATNVIFGLALGYKSVIIPIFAIAVSIFVSFSFAAMYGVAVAALGMLSTIATGLAIDAYGPISDNAGGIAEMAGMSHRIRERTDALDAAGNTTAAIGKGFAIGSAALVSLALFGAFVSRAGIQTVDVLTPKVVIGLLVGAMLPYWFSAMTMKSVGSAALKMVEEVRRQFNTIPGLMEGTAKPDYATCVKISTDASIKEMIPPGCLVMLTPLIVGFFFGVETLSGVLAGSLISGVQIAIFASNTGGAWDNAKKYIEAGASEHARSLGPKGSEPHKAAVIGDTIGDPLKDTSGPSLNILIKLMAVESLVFAPFFATHGGFLFRIFS from the exons ATGTTGGCGAAGGCGTTGCTACCGGAGCTTTGGACGGAGATTTTGGTCCCGGTCTGCGCCGTCGTGGGTATCGTGTTCTCGCTTTTCCAGTGGTACGTTGTCTCTTGCGTGAAACTCACCGCCGATCGTAGCGATCCTTCTTCTACCGAAGACGGTACGAATGGACACGGGGATTACTTGATCGAGGAAGAGGAAGGTGTTAACGATCAGAGCGTCGTGGCCAAGTGCGCTGAGATACAGACCGCTATATCCGAAG gtGCAACCTCTTTTCTGTTCACCGAGTACAAATATGTTGGTGTCTTCATGGTCTTCTTTGCCGCCattatcttcctcttcctcggtTCTGTCGAGGGATTCAGCACCAAGAGCCAGCCTTGTACTTACGAAAAGACGAGAACATGCAAGCCTGCTCTTGCAACTGCTGTCTTCAGCACCATCTCCTTCGTCCTCGGCGCAGTGACATCAGTCCTCTCTGGTTTTCTCGGGATGAAGATTGCCACTTATGCCAATGCTAGAACCACTTTGGAGGCAAGGAGAGGTGTAGGAAAGGCCTTCATCGTTGCATTCAGGTCTGGTGCTGTGATGGGTTTCCTTCTCGCTGCAAACGGTCTCTTGGTGCTTTACATTACTATCAATCTCTTCAAGATTTACTACGGTGATGACTGGGAAGGCCTTTTTGAGTCTATCACTGGTTATGGCCTTGGTGGTTCTTCCATGGCCCTCTTTGGTAGAGTTGGTGGTGGAATCTACACTAAGGCCGCTGATGTTGGTGCTGACCTTGTGGGCAAAGTAGAAAGGAATATTCCAGAAGACGATCCTAGAAACCCAGCT GTGATTGCTGATAATGTGGGTGACAATGTTGGTGACATTGCTGGGATGGGCTCTGATCTCTTTGGATCTTACGCTGAATCATCCTGTGCTGCACTTGTTGTTGCTTCTATCTCGTCTTTTGGAAACAACCATGATTTTACTGCCATGTTGTTCCCATTGCTCATCAGTTCAATGGGAATCTTGGTTTGTTTGATCACTACCCTCTTTGCCACCGATATCTCTGAGATTAAGgcagtcaaggagattgaaccgGCTTTGAAAAACCAGCTTATCATTTCTACGGTTATCATGACTGTTGGGATCGCTCTAGTGTCCTGGATTGGGTTACCATCTTCTTTTACCATCTTCAACTTTGGTACACAGAAAGTTGTGAAAAACTG GGAGCTATTTCTATGTGTTGCTGTTGGTCTTTGGGCTGGACTCATTATCGGGTTTGTTACTGAATACTACACGAGCAATGCATACAG CCCTGTGCAAGACGTGGCAGATTCATGCAGAACCGGAGCAGCCACCAACGTGATATTTGGGCTTGCTCTTGGATACAAATCCGTCATAATTCCAATCTTTGCGATTGCTGTCAGTATATTTGTTAGCTTCAGCTTTGCTGCAATGTACGGTGTAGCTGTAGCTGCTCTAGGGATGCTCAGTACCATTGCAACTGGTTTGGCAATTGATGCTTATGGTCCAATCAGTGACAACGCTGGTGGTATTGCCGAGATGGCTGGGATGAGCCACCGCATCCGAGAAAGAACTGACGCTCTTGATGCGGCTGGAAACACCACTGCTGCTATCGGAAAG GGATTTGCGATCGGTTCAGCTGCTTTAGTGTCATTGGCTCTGTTTGGTGCATTTGTGAGCCGAGCAGGAATACAAACAGTGGATGTGTTGACTCCAAAGGTCGTGATTGGGCTTCTTGTTGGAGCAATGCTTCCTTATTGGTTCTCTGCAATGACGATGAAGAGCGTGGGAAGTGCAGCTCTTAAGATGGTTGAAGAAGTGAGAAGACAGTTCAACACCATCCCGGGGCTCATGGAAGGTACTGCAAAACCTGACTATGCAACCTGCGTTAAGATCTCAACCGATGCTTCCATCAAGGAAATGATTCCTCCCGGTTGCCTCGTCATGCTAACGCCTCTGATTGTCGGTTTCTTTTTCGGCGTTGAGACCCTCTCTGGTGTCCTCGCTGGCTCCCTTATCTCCGGAGTTCAG ATTGCGATATTTGCATCAAACACTGGTGGAGCCTGGGACAATGCCAAGAAGTACATTGAG GCGGGTGCATCAGAGCACGCGAGGAGCTTAGGACCAAAAGGGTCAGAGCCACACAAGGCAGCGGTGATAGGCGACACAATTGGGGACCCGTTGAAGGATACTTCAGGACCATCGCTTAACATATTGATCAAGCTAATGGCTGTGGAGTCTCTCGTCTTTGCTCCCTTCTTCGCCACACATGGTGGTTTCCTCTTCAGGATCTTCTCCTAA
- the LOC104752474 gene encoding glycerol kinase isoform X2, whose protein sequence is MAKESGYIGSIDQGTTSTRFIIYDHDARAVASHQVEFTQFYPEAGWVEHDPMEILESVKVCIAKALDKATADGHNVDGGLKAIGLTDQRETTIVWSKSTGLPLHKAIVWMDARTSSICRRLEKELSGGRSHFVESCGLPISTYFSAMKLLWLMENVDDVKEAIKKGDAIFGTIDTWLIWNMTGGVNGGLHVTDVTNASRTMLMNLKTLNWDQDTLKTLGISAEILPKIVSNSEVIGEICKGWPIPGIKIAGCLGDQHAAMLGQACKKGEAKSTYGTGAFILLNTGEVPIKSGHGLLTTLAYKLGPQAQTNYALEGSIAIAGAAVQWLRDSLGIIKSASEIEDLAAKVDSTGGVYFVPAFNGLFAPWWREDARGVCIGITRFTNKSHIARAVLESMCFQVKDVLDSMNKDAGEKGSLDNDKGEFLLRVDGGATANNLLMQIQADLMGTPVVRPVDIETTALGAAYAAGLAVGFWKEEDIFESGEKAKNSKVFRPAMEEGTRKKKVESWCKAVTRTFDLADLSI, encoded by the exons atggcAAAAGAAAGTGGTTATATTGGATCAATCGATCAAGGAACCACCAGCACCAGATTCATCATTTACGATCATGATGCTCGTGCCGTTGCTTCTCATCAAGTCGAGTTCACTCAGTTCTATCCCGAAGCTGG ATGGGTGGAACACGATCCAATGGAGATTCTGGAAAGTGTGAAAGTTTGCATTGCAAAGGCTCTCGACAAAGCCACCGCCGATGGACACAACGTCGACGGTGGCTTGAAGGCCATTGGCCTTACAGATCAGAGAGAGACTACTATCGTTTGGAGCAAATCCACTGGCCTTCCTCTCCACAAAGCTATCGTCTGGATGGATGCTCGCACCAGTTCCATCTGCAG GAGACTAGAGAAAGAACTCTCGGGAGGAAGATCTCACTTTGTCGAGTCTTGTGGCTTGCCAATAAGCACTTACTTCTCTGCCATGAAGCTGCTTTGGCTCATGGAGAATGTCGATGATGTCAAAGAAGCTATCAAGAAAGGTGATGCCATCTTTGGCACTATCGACACATGGTTGATCTGGAACATGACTGGCGGTGTGAATGGCGGTCTACACGTCACTGATGTCACCAATGCTTCTCGCACCATGCTCATGAACCTCAAAACCTTAAACTGGGACCAGGACACTTTGAAGACTCTTGGCATATCAGCTGAGATCTTGCCTAAGATTGTCAGCAATTCGGAAGTCATTGGAGAAATATGCAAAGGTTGGCCTATCCCCGGTATCAAGATTGCTGGATGTCTTGGGGATCAGCACGCTGCAATGCTGGGACAAGCTTGCAAAAAAGGCGAGGCCAAGAGTACATATGGCACTGGCGCTTTCATTCTTCTCAACACTGGAGAAGTGCCTATCAAATCAGGTCATGGACTTCTGACCACGCTGGCCTACAAGCTCGGGCCTCAAGCACAGACAAACTATGCACTGGAGGGTTCGATTGCCATAGCAGGAGCTGCTGTTCAGTGGCTAAGAGACAGCCTTGGTATAATAAAGAGCGCCTCTGAAATCGAAGATTTGGCGGCAAAGGTAGATTCTACAGGAGGCGTGTACTTTGTGCCAGCGTTCAACGGTTTGTTTGCTCCTTGGTGGAGAGAAGACGCCCGTGGTGTATGCATTGGAATCACGAGGTTCACCAACAAGTCTCACATTGCTCGGGCTGTTCTAGAGAGCATGTGTTTCCAAGTGAAAGACGTTCTCGACTCCATGAACAAAGATGCAGGTGAAAAGGGTTCCCTGGATAACGACAAAGGGGAGTTCTTGCTCAGAGTTGATGGTGGTGCCACAGCTAACAACCTTCTGATGCAGATTCAG GCTGATTTGATGGGAACCCCGGTGGTGAGGCCTGTGGACATAGAGACAACAGCACTAGGAGCAGCATACGCAGCTGGGCTGGCTGTGGGATTCTGGAAGGAAGAAGACATATTCGAGTCAGGAGAGAAGGCCAAGAACTCCAAAGTGTTCAGACCGGCTATGGAAGAAGGAACCaggaagaagaaagtggagTCTTGGTGCAAAGCGGTGACAAGAACATTTGATCTTGCTGATCTCTCTATCTAA
- the LOC104752474 gene encoding glycerol kinase isoform X1 → MAKESGYIGSIDQGTTSTRFIIYDHDARAVASHQVEFTQFYPEAGWVEHDPMEILESVKVCIAKALDKATADGHNVDGGLKAIGLTDQRETTIVWSKSTGLPLHKAIVWMDARTSSICRRLEKELSGGRSHFVESCGLPISTYFSAMKLLWLMENVDDVKEAIKKGDAIFGTIDTWLIWNMTGGVNGGLHVTDVTNASRTMLMNLKTLNWDQDTLKTLGISAEILPKIVSNSEVIGEICKGWPIPGIKIAGCLGDQHAAMLGQACKKGEAKSTYGTGAFILLNTGEVPIKSGHGLLTTLAYKLGPQAQTNYALEGSIAIAGAAVQWLRDSLGIIKSASEIEDLAAKVDSTGGVYFVPAFNGLFAPWWREDARGVCIGITRFTNKSHIARAVLESMCFQVKDVLDSMNKDAGEKGSLDNDKGEFLLRVDGGATANNLLMQIQADLMGTPVVRPVDIETTALGAAYAAGLAVGFWKEEDIFESGEKAKNSKVFRPAMEEGTRKKKVESWCKAVTRTFDLADLSI, encoded by the exons atggcAAAAGAAAGTGGTTATATTGGATCAATCGATCAAGGAACCACCAGCACCAGATTCATCATTTACGATCATGATGCTCGTGCCGTTGCTTCTCATCAAGTCGAGTTCACTCAGTTCTATCCCGAAGCTGG ATGGGTGGAACACGATCCAATGGAGATTCTGGAAAGTGTGAAAGTTTGCATTGCAAAGGCTCTCGACAAAGCCACCGCCGATGGACACAACGTCGACGGTGGCTTGAAGGCCATTGGCCTTACAGATCAGAGAGAGACTACTATCGTTTGGAGCAAATCCACTGGCCTTCCTCTCCACAAAGCTATCGTCTGGATGGATGCTCGCACCAGTTCCATCTGCAG GAGACTAGAGAAAGAACTCTCGGGAGGAAGATCTCACTTTGTCGAGTCTTGTGGCTTGCCAATAAGCACTTACTTCTCTGCCATGAAGCTGCTTTGGCTCATGGAGAATGTCGATGATGTCAAAGAAGCTATCAAGAAAGGTGATGCCATCTTTGGCACTATCGACACATGGTTGATCTGGAACATGACTGGCGGTGTGAATGGCGGTCTACACGTCACTGATGTCACCAATGCTTCTCGCACCATGCTCATGAACCTCAAAACCTTAAACTGGGACCAGGACACTTTGAAGACTCTTGGCATATCAGCTGAGATCTTGCCTAAGATTGTCAGCAATTCGGAAGTCATTGGAGAAATATGCAAAGGTTGGCCTATCCCCGGTATCAAGATTGCTGGATGTCTTGGGGATCAGCACGCTGCAATGCTGGGACAAGCTTGCAAAAAAGGCGAGGCCAAGAGTAC ATATGGCACTGGCGCTTTCATTCTTCTCAACACTGGAGAAGTGCCTATCAAATCAGGTCATGGACTTCTGACCACGCTGGCCTACAAGCTCGGGCCTCAAGCACAGACAAACTATGCACTGGAGGGTTCGATTGCCATAGCAGGAGCTGCTGTTCAGTGGCTAAGAGACAGCCTTGGTATAATAAAGAGCGCCTCTGAAATCGAAGATTTGGCGGCAAAGGTAGATTCTACAGGAGGCGTGTACTTTGTGCCAGCGTTCAACGGTTTGTTTGCTCCTTGGTGGAGAGAAGACGCCCGTGGTGTATGCATTGGAATCACGAGGTTCACCAACAAGTCTCACATTGCTCGGGCTGTTCTAGAGAGCATGTGTTTCCAAGTGAAAGACGTTCTCGACTCCATGAACAAAGATGCAGGTGAAAAGGGTTCCCTGGATAACGACAAAGGGGAGTTCTTGCTCAGAGTTGATGGTGGTGCCACAGCTAACAACCTTCTGATGCAGATTCAG GCTGATTTGATGGGAACCCCGGTGGTGAGGCCTGTGGACATAGAGACAACAGCACTAGGAGCAGCATACGCAGCTGGGCTGGCTGTGGGATTCTGGAAGGAAGAAGACATATTCGAGTCAGGAGAGAAGGCCAAGAACTCCAAAGTGTTCAGACCGGCTATGGAAGAAGGAACCaggaagaagaaagtggagTCTTGGTGCAAAGCGGTGACAAGAACATTTGATCTTGCTGATCTCTCTATCTAA
- the LOC104752477 gene encoding VQ motif-containing protein 11-like isoform X3 gives MSSQQHHQPPSYATDPNTMFVQADPSNFRNIVQKLTGAPPDLSSSSSSAAQQKLPLTPKKPAFKLHERRQSSKKMELMVNNITDPNDPFSHFHRGFLVSPVSHLDPFWARVSPHSAREEQHHAAPEQEEQKAIAEKGFYFLPSPRSGAEPAPELLPLFPLRSPNAASRWI, from the exons ATGAGCAGCCAGCAGCACCATCAGCCGCCGAGCTACGCCACCGACCCAAACACGATGTTCGTTCAAGCAGATCCCTCCAATTTCCGCAACATCGTCCAGAAACTCACGGGAGCACCACcggatctctcctcctcttcttcttccgctgCACAACAGAAGCTTCCATTAACCCCGAAAAAGCCAGCGTTCAAGCTTCACGAACGACGTCAATCATCCAAGAAAATGGAGCTGATGGTAAACAACATCACAGACCCGAACGACCCTTTCAGCCATTTCCACCGAGGGTTCCTCGTGTCTCCGGTCTCTCACCTCGACCCATTCTGGGCGCGCGTGAGTCCACATTCAGCGCGTGAAGAGCAACACCACGCGGCACCGGAACAGGAAGAGCAAAAAGCCATAGCCGAGAAAGGGTTCTACTTCCTTCCGAGCCCGAGAAGCGGCGCCGAGCCAGCACCGGAGCTTTTGCCACTGTTTCCTCTTCGTTCTCCTAACG CTGCCAGCCGTTGGATTTAA
- the LOC104752477 gene encoding VQ motif-containing protein 11-like isoform X1 — protein MSSQQHHQPPSYATDPNTMFVQADPSNFRNIVQKLTGAPPDLSSSSSSAAQQKLPLTPKKPAFKLHERRQSSKKMELMVNNITDPNDPFSHFHRGFLVSPVSHLDPFWARVSPHSAREEQHHAAPEQEEQKAIAEKGFYFLPSPRSGAEPAPELLPLFPLRSPNAKVNYFGACSPSTTF, from the exons ATGAGCAGCCAGCAGCACCATCAGCCGCCGAGCTACGCCACCGACCCAAACACGATGTTCGTTCAAGCAGATCCCTCCAATTTCCGCAACATCGTCCAGAAACTCACGGGAGCACCACcggatctctcctcctcttcttcttccgctgCACAACAGAAGCTTCCATTAACCCCGAAAAAGCCAGCGTTCAAGCTTCACGAACGACGTCAATCATCCAAGAAAATGGAGCTGATGGTAAACAACATCACAGACCCGAACGACCCTTTCAGCCATTTCCACCGAGGGTTCCTCGTGTCTCCGGTCTCTCACCTCGACCCATTCTGGGCGCGCGTGAGTCCACATTCAGCGCGTGAAGAGCAACACCACGCGGCACCGGAACAGGAAGAGCAAAAAGCCATAGCCGAGAAAGGGTTCTACTTCCTTCCGAGCCCGAGAAGCGGCGCCGAGCCAGCACCGGAGCTTTTGCCACTGTTTCCTCTTCGTTCTCCTAACG cAAAGGTCAACTATTTCGGCGCGTGTAGTCCATCCACTACCTTTTAG
- the LOC104752477 gene encoding VQ motif-containing protein 11-like isoform X2, whose amino-acid sequence MSSQQHHQPPSYATDPNTMFVQADPSNFRNIVQKLTGAPPDLSSSSSSAAQQKLPLTPKKPAFKLHERRQSSKKMELMVNNITDPNDPFSHFHRGFLVSPVSHLDPFWARVSPHSAREEQHHAAPEQEEQKAIAEKGFYFLPSPRSGAEPAPELLPLFPLRSPNGQLFRRV is encoded by the exons ATGAGCAGCCAGCAGCACCATCAGCCGCCGAGCTACGCCACCGACCCAAACACGATGTTCGTTCAAGCAGATCCCTCCAATTTCCGCAACATCGTCCAGAAACTCACGGGAGCACCACcggatctctcctcctcttcttcttccgctgCACAACAGAAGCTTCCATTAACCCCGAAAAAGCCAGCGTTCAAGCTTCACGAACGACGTCAATCATCCAAGAAAATGGAGCTGATGGTAAACAACATCACAGACCCGAACGACCCTTTCAGCCATTTCCACCGAGGGTTCCTCGTGTCTCCGGTCTCTCACCTCGACCCATTCTGGGCGCGCGTGAGTCCACATTCAGCGCGTGAAGAGCAACACCACGCGGCACCGGAACAGGAAGAGCAAAAAGCCATAGCCGAGAAAGGGTTCTACTTCCTTCCGAGCCCGAGAAGCGGCGCCGAGCCAGCACCGGAGCTTTTGCCACTGTTTCCTCTTCGTTCTCCTAACG GTCAACTATTTCGGCGCGTGTAG
- the LOC104752477 gene encoding VQ motif-containing protein 11-like isoform X4, whose amino-acid sequence MSSQQHHQPPSYATDPNTMFVQADPSNFRNIVQKLTGAPPDLSSSSSSAAQQKLPLTPKKPAFKLHERRQSSKKMELMVNNITDPNDPFSHFHRGFLVSPVSHLDPFWARVSPHSAREEQHHAAPEQEEQKAIAEKGFYFLPSPRSGAEPAPELLPLFPLRSPNE is encoded by the exons ATGAGCAGCCAGCAGCACCATCAGCCGCCGAGCTACGCCACCGACCCAAACACGATGTTCGTTCAAGCAGATCCCTCCAATTTCCGCAACATCGTCCAGAAACTCACGGGAGCACCACcggatctctcctcctcttcttcttccgctgCACAACAGAAGCTTCCATTAACCCCGAAAAAGCCAGCGTTCAAGCTTCACGAACGACGTCAATCATCCAAGAAAATGGAGCTGATGGTAAACAACATCACAGACCCGAACGACCCTTTCAGCCATTTCCACCGAGGGTTCCTCGTGTCTCCGGTCTCTCACCTCGACCCATTCTGGGCGCGCGTGAGTCCACATTCAGCGCGTGAAGAGCAACACCACGCGGCACCGGAACAGGAAGAGCAAAAAGCCATAGCCGAGAAAGGGTTCTACTTCCTTCCGAGCCCGAGAAGCGGCGCCGAGCCAGCACCGGAGCTTTTGCCACTGTTTCCTCTTCGTTCTCCTAACG AATGA